From a single Gemmatimonadota bacterium genomic region:
- a CDS encoding P1 family peptidase, whose protein sequence is MKHGCITDVPGIRVGHAEVAGGGSGCTVILGPFRGAVEVTGMATGSRELDALSPQHLVPHADAVVLTGGSAFGLAAADGVMRWLEAKGRGFLVRDQRVPIVPAAVIFDLKRGVPRPDAALGAKACEAASDGPVAIGAVGAGAGASIGKIAGPEHAMRSGLGTASRKVGGITVGALTVVNAFGDVLDAWGGVLGGARGPQGVFLNTARELQDRLADGDLSAGMGAGESTTLSVVATDAPLSRVALQRLARMAATALPRRISPVNTPFDGDLTFALSTGEVAGNFPAPALVALGAAARDCLESAIEIAVTSVG, encoded by the coding sequence TTGAAGCACGGTTGCATCACCGACGTTCCGGGCATCCGGGTCGGACACGCCGAAGTCGCGGGTGGCGGGTCCGGATGCACCGTCATCCTGGGGCCCTTCCGGGGCGCGGTGGAGGTCACGGGGATGGCCACCGGGAGCCGGGAGCTGGACGCCCTGTCCCCCCAACATCTGGTGCCGCACGCGGACGCCGTGGTGTTGACCGGCGGATCGGCCTTCGGACTCGCGGCTGCCGACGGCGTCATGCGTTGGTTGGAGGCCAAGGGTCGAGGATTCCTGGTCCGTGATCAACGTGTCCCCATCGTACCGGCTGCTGTGATCTTCGACCTCAAGCGCGGCGTGCCGCGACCCGACGCTGCATTGGGCGCCAAGGCCTGCGAGGCGGCCAGCGACGGCCCGGTCGCCATTGGTGCCGTGGGCGCCGGCGCGGGGGCGAGCATCGGCAAGATCGCGGGCCCGGAACACGCCATGCGCTCCGGCCTCGGCACGGCCTCACGAAAAGTGGGCGGCATCACCGTCGGGGCGCTGACCGTGGTCAATGCCTTCGGAGACGTGCTGGACGCTTGGGGAGGCGTGCTGGGCGGCGCTCGCGGGCCACAGGGGGTGTTCCTCAATACCGCCCGCGAGCTCCAGGACCGCCTGGCGGACGGGGACCTGAGCGCCGGCATGGGCGCGGGAGAGAGCACGACGCTTTCCGTCGTCGCCACAGACGCCCCGCTCTCCAGGGTCGCCCTGCAGCGCCTGGCACGCATGGCGGCGACAGCGCTACCGCGCCGCATCTCTCCCGTGAACACGCCGTTCGACGGCGACCTCACCTTCGCGCTTTCGACCGGTGAGGTCGCGGGGAACTTCCCGGCCCCGGCGCTCGTTGCCCTGGGCGCGGCGGCGCGCGATTGTCTGGAGAGCGCGATCGAGATCGCCGTGACTTCCGTGGGGTGA
- a CDS encoding haloacid dehalogenase-like hydrolase, whose product MRTLVLFDIDGTLVRGGPAKDAFRNALLRVYGTTGPIETHSFAGKTDPQIARELMVGAGIDEQDVDRGLPSLWEDYLDGLEAGLIGRPMDLLAGARELVARLSQDPEVALGLVTGNVERGAFLKLRSVALDTHFTVGGYGSDHEHRNELPAIAVERARRQWGRAFGPDAVVVVGDTPRDVECGRWFGARTVAVSTGNFTAEELASSGADAVLESFADIETSSRAVVGR is encoded by the coding sequence TTGCGTACGCTGGTCCTCTTCGACATCGATGGAACGCTCGTCCGCGGCGGACCCGCCAAGGACGCGTTTCGAAATGCCCTGCTGCGGGTCTACGGCACCACCGGGCCGATCGAAACCCACTCCTTCGCCGGCAAGACCGATCCGCAGATCGCTCGTGAGTTGATGGTGGGCGCCGGGATCGACGAGCAGGACGTCGATCGTGGACTGCCCTCCCTCTGGGAGGACTACCTCGACGGGTTGGAGGCCGGCCTGATCGGGCGCCCCATGGATCTGCTCGCCGGCGCCCGTGAGCTGGTGGCGCGGCTGTCCCAGGACCCCGAGGTCGCGCTGGGGCTGGTCACCGGCAACGTGGAGCGCGGAGCTTTCCTCAAGCTGCGCTCGGTGGCCCTCGACACACACTTCACCGTTGGGGGCTACGGCTCCGATCACGAGCACCGGAACGAGCTGCCCGCGATCGCCGTGGAGCGCGCCCGCCGACAGTGGGGAAGGGCCTTCGGGCCCGACGCCGTGGTCGTGGTGGGGGATACGCCGAGGGACGTGGAGTGTGGCCGTTGGTTCGGAGCCCGAACCGTCGCCGTCAGCACAGGAAACTTCACCGCCGAGGAGCTGGCCTCCTCCGGCGCCGACGCCGTGCTCGAGAGCTTCGCGGACATCGAGACCTCGTCCAGGGCGGTGGTCGGCCGCTAG
- a CDS encoding DsbA family protein translates to MARAQQGGMNRFYAILAVVAVAGIGLLVYQVGVKGQAASAPVEVPGLDDQANLIQMAQGMVLGNPDAPITIWEFGDFQCPSCRIWFQQVKNLVEVNFIQNGKAKFVYYDWPIIQAHPNAFLAARASRCAAEQDIYWEYHRSLFDNQGVWSNLASPIGQFTSFAEALGADGGDFESCLNSEKYADVITAEMRLGQELGVGGTPTILVSAGGGKAVRPGSLDYAGIAAVIEELSPES, encoded by the coding sequence GTGGCAAGAGCACAACAGGGTGGGATGAACCGCTTCTACGCGATCCTGGCGGTGGTGGCCGTGGCCGGCATCGGCCTGCTCGTCTACCAGGTAGGTGTGAAGGGGCAGGCCGCGTCGGCCCCGGTCGAGGTACCGGGACTGGATGACCAAGCCAACCTGATCCAGATGGCCCAGGGCATGGTACTGGGCAACCCGGACGCCCCCATCACCATCTGGGAGTTCGGCGACTTCCAGTGTCCCTCCTGCCGCATCTGGTTCCAGCAGGTGAAGAACCTGGTGGAGGTCAACTTCATCCAGAACGGGAAGGCCAAGTTCGTCTACTACGACTGGCCCATCATCCAAGCTCATCCCAATGCCTTCCTGGCGGCGCGGGCCTCACGCTGTGCCGCGGAGCAGGACATCTACTGGGAGTACCACCGGTCTCTGTTCGACAACCAGGGCGTGTGGTCGAACCTGGCTTCTCCCATCGGTCAGTTCACCAGTTTCGCGGAAGCGCTGGGAGCGGACGGGGGCGATTTCGAGTCCTGCCTGAACAGCGAGAAGTACGCGGATGTGATCACCGCCGAGATGCGGCTCGGTCAGGAACTCGGCGTGGGCGGGACGCCCACCATCCTGGTCAGCGCCGGCGGCGGTAAGGCGGTTCGTCCGGGATCCCTGGACTACGCCGGCATTGCGGCGGTCATCGAGGAGCTGTCGCCGGAGTCATGA
- a CDS encoding vitamin K epoxide reductase family protein, producing MNEPPRNRMAIAVLALVGLFVALYLLAHNLGLTGPIQCGVGDCATVQASEYAKVAGIPVSGIGVLGYIALLVTALLGVQPGVMERPWVARALLGGSLFGVVFSAWLTYLEAFVIHAWCQWCVISAIIITLIFLSALPEARRLTRRTP from the coding sequence ATGAACGAACCGCCCAGGAATCGCATGGCCATCGCCGTGCTCGCCCTGGTCGGTCTCTTCGTCGCGCTCTACCTGCTCGCGCATAACCTGGGCCTGACGGGACCCATCCAGTGCGGTGTCGGGGACTGCGCGACGGTGCAGGCCAGCGAGTACGCAAAGGTCGCCGGGATTCCCGTTTCGGGGATCGGCGTGCTCGGGTACATAGCGTTGCTGGTGACGGCCCTCCTGGGCGTGCAACCGGGCGTCATGGAGCGTCCCTGGGTGGCGCGCGCCCTGTTGGGGGGCAGTCTGTTCGGTGTCGTGTTCTCGGCGTGGCTGACCTACCTGGAGGCATTCGTCATCCATGCCTGGTGTCAGTGGTGCGTGATCTCCGCGATCATCATCACCCTGATCTTCCTGAGCGCATTGCCCGAGGCGCGGCGGCTCACCAGAAGGACTCCTTGA
- a CDS encoding DUF402 domain-containing protein gives MSDSDMVRIHYLRLPDHEQVYEQRLVYDGDEVKITLAEEIDVPPKRVRGQLAMEPGSDVVWFTFPGSWHDIGRFYLTDHSFAGFYANILTPADFGTGSEWTTTDLFLDVWMSPEGQVTVLDEDQFLEAVQRGHMARDVAERALLEVERIRAAANEGTWPPGVVKEWDLERALKESFW, from the coding sequence ATGTCGGACTCCGACATGGTTCGCATCCACTACCTGCGCTTGCCCGATCATGAGCAGGTGTACGAGCAACGCCTCGTCTACGACGGCGACGAAGTGAAGATCACCCTCGCCGAGGAGATCGACGTACCGCCCAAGCGCGTGCGCGGCCAGTTGGCGATGGAGCCTGGGTCCGACGTGGTGTGGTTCACCTTCCCCGGTAGCTGGCACGACATCGGCCGGTTCTACCTGACCGACCATTCGTTCGCGGGCTTCTACGCCAACATCCTCACGCCCGCCGATTTCGGGACGGGCAGCGAGTGGACGACGACCGACCTCTTTCTCGACGTCTGGATGTCCCCGGAGGGCCAGGTCACCGTACTGGACGAGGATCAGTTCCTGGAGGCGGTGCAGCGGGGGCACATGGCACGGGATGTCGCGGAGCGTGCTCTACTGGAAGTGGAGCGCATCCGGGCGGCCGCGAACGAAGGAACGTGGCCACCCGGTGTGGTCAAGGAGTGGGACCTCGAGCGAGCGCTCAAGGAGTCCTTCTGGTGA
- a CDS encoding HU family DNA-binding protein, translating to MKKAAKKTAKKAAKKAPKKAAKKAPARAAAPKPIKESLSKSGLVAHIASTTGVAAKDVRAVLGAVEDAVAGSVHKKGARSFRWPGLFQVKVTDVAAKPRRKGINPFTKEEQWFAAKPASVKVKVRPLKKLKDAAS from the coding sequence ATGAAGAAAGCCGCGAAGAAGACCGCCAAGAAGGCTGCGAAGAAGGCACCCAAAAAGGCGGCGAAGAAGGCGCCCGCTCGGGCCGCTGCTCCCAAGCCCATCAAGGAGTCGCTCAGCAAGTCCGGTCTCGTGGCACACATTGCTTCGACGACTGGCGTTGCGGCCAAGGACGTGCGCGCCGTGCTCGGTGCTGTCGAGGACGCCGTTGCGGGTTCGGTGCACAAGAAGGGCGCCCGTTCTTTCCGTTGGCCCGGGCTGTTCCAGGTGAAGGTGACCGACGTTGCCGCCAAGCCACGTCGCAAGGGCATCAATCCCTTCACGAAGGAAGAGCAGTGGTTCGCTGCCAAGCCCGCGTCGGTCAAGGTGAAGGTGCGTCCGCTGAAGAAGCTCAAGGACGCCGCTAGCTGA
- a CDS encoding 3-hydroxyacyl-CoA dehydrogenase NAD-binding domain-containing protein, with translation MTSTGVASGPFLSIDGRGLAEVRFDDPERSHNVLTEDVLRGFASVLDELEGSARSGALRGVLIYSGKPGTFIAGADVEAIASVEDPAAGQEAARFGQALFQRVHLLPVPTVVAIDGVCLGGGTELSLACRYRVASDDKRTKIGLPEVQLGILPAWGGTTRLPRLIGLQAALDLLLTGKTLDAKRAQRRGLVDAVLPAAPFLAEARRFLEQRIEGAPAPERPRPGLLTRILDGPGAAIVFSQALKRVMAQTGGHYPAPLRILDVARSSRGRSLADALEHEARAAGELIASGVSKNLIHVFHLREAARKGTGTEGPVEPLSVERLGILGAGVMGGGIAQLAAYNGIQVRLKDIRHEAVAHALDHANGLFQKAVKRRSLDRRDAAQRMERISGGLTYDGFGQADLVVEAVVERMDVKKSVLAEVEQRMKAESVLASNTSSLSIDEMAAALAHPDRFGGFHFFNPVHRMPLIEVVRGTATSDRTVATLYRLAVRLGKVPVVVRDGPGFLVNRILGPYLNEAGFLLGEGASVEGIDRAAKAFGMPMGPLRLIDEVGIDIARHAGSALFEGLGERMRPSPVLEAVAASGRLGRKGGVGFYAYEGDREKGVDPEIYGALGSSVPGERRPHEDGEITARLVLTMVNEAARILEDGIVRRAGDVDLGMIMGTGFPPFRGGLLRHADRLHPRAIVDRLQELAGRIGPRFEPAPLLVELAREDRTFYAAFP, from the coding sequence ATGACCAGCACAGGCGTGGCTTCCGGACCCTTTCTGAGCATCGACGGTCGCGGCCTGGCCGAGGTGCGCTTCGACGACCCCGAGCGATCCCACAACGTCCTCACCGAGGACGTCCTGCGCGGCTTCGCTTCCGTGCTCGACGAGTTGGAGGGATCGGCACGCTCGGGTGCACTGCGGGGAGTGCTGATCTACAGCGGAAAACCTGGCACCTTCATCGCCGGCGCCGATGTGGAAGCGATCGCGTCCGTCGAGGATCCGGCAGCGGGCCAGGAAGCCGCACGCTTCGGTCAGGCACTCTTCCAGCGCGTCCATCTGCTTCCCGTCCCGACCGTCGTGGCCATCGACGGCGTCTGCCTCGGCGGGGGCACGGAGCTCTCGCTCGCCTGCCGCTACCGGGTGGCCTCGGACGACAAACGCACCAAGATCGGATTGCCCGAGGTTCAGCTGGGGATCCTTCCCGCCTGGGGCGGCACTACCCGACTGCCACGCCTGATCGGCCTGCAGGCCGCGCTCGACCTCCTGCTGACCGGTAAGACGTTGGACGCCAAGCGTGCGCAACGCCGCGGCCTGGTGGATGCCGTGCTGCCCGCGGCCCCCTTCCTGGCCGAGGCCCGTCGTTTCCTGGAGCAGCGGATCGAAGGCGCACCGGCACCCGAGCGGCCCCGACCCGGCCTGCTGACGCGGATTCTGGACGGACCCGGAGCGGCCATCGTCTTCTCGCAGGCACTCAAGCGGGTGATGGCCCAGACCGGAGGGCACTACCCGGCGCCGCTTCGCATCCTGGATGTGGCGCGCAGTTCGCGCGGACGTTCCCTCGCGGACGCGTTGGAGCACGAGGCCCGCGCCGCCGGCGAGCTGATCGCCAGCGGGGTGAGCAAGAACCTCATCCATGTCTTCCACCTGCGTGAGGCCGCCCGCAAAGGGACGGGCACGGAGGGCCCGGTGGAGCCGCTGTCCGTCGAGCGCCTGGGCATCCTCGGCGCGGGCGTGATGGGGGGCGGCATCGCGCAGCTGGCGGCCTACAACGGCATCCAGGTCCGGCTCAAGGACATCCGGCACGAGGCCGTCGCGCACGCGCTCGACCACGCCAATGGGCTCTTCCAGAAGGCCGTCAAACGCCGCTCACTCGATCGGCGGGATGCGGCGCAGCGCATGGAGCGCATCTCCGGTGGCCTCACCTACGACGGGTTCGGGCAGGCCGACCTGGTGGTGGAGGCGGTCGTCGAACGCATGGACGTCAAGAAGAGCGTCCTGGCGGAGGTGGAGCAGCGCATGAAGGCGGAGAGCGTGCTGGCTTCCAACACCTCCTCGCTCTCCATCGACGAGATGGCCGCAGCACTCGCGCACCCAGACCGCTTCGGTGGCTTCCACTTCTTCAACCCGGTCCATCGCATGCCGCTCATCGAGGTGGTGAGAGGGACCGCCACATCCGACCGCACGGTGGCTACGCTCTACCGCCTGGCCGTCCGTCTGGGGAAGGTGCCGGTCGTGGTGCGGGATGGCCCGGGATTCCTGGTGAACCGGATCCTGGGGCCCTACCTGAATGAGGCAGGCTTCCTGCTCGGGGAGGGGGCGTCCGTGGAGGGCATCGATCGCGCTGCCAAGGCCTTCGGAATGCCCATGGGCCCGCTCCGCCTCATCGATGAGGTCGGCATCGACATCGCACGGCATGCCGGGAGCGCGCTCTTCGAGGGGCTCGGAGAACGCATGCGGCCCTCGCCCGTGCTCGAAGCCGTGGCAGCATCCGGTCGCCTGGGACGGAAGGGGGGCGTGGGGTTCTACGCCTACGAGGGCGACCGGGAGAAAGGCGTCGACCCGGAGATCTACGGCGCCCTCGGCTCCAGCGTCCCCGGCGAGCGGCGTCCCCACGAGGACGGAGAAATCACGGCCCGACTGGTCCTCACCATGGTCAATGAGGCGGCTCGGATCCTGGAGGATGGGATCGTGCGGCGCGCGGGGGACGTGGATCTCGGGATGATCATGGGGACGGGGTTCCCGCCCTTCCGCGGGGGCCTGCTCCGTCACGCCGATCGGCTTCATCCCCGCGCGATCGTGGATCGACTGCAGGAGCTGGCCGGCCGGATCGGCCCCCGGTTCGAGCCCGCGCCCCTGTTGGTCGAGCTCGCGCGCGAGGATCGGACGTTCTACGCAGCGTTCCCCTAG
- a CDS encoding M23 family metallopeptidase translates to MRGKKWTILFVAGEDTSVRQFSLSERKLRWIAGGLGSLLVVLAVLLGLNGLGGAAWVRASQLARTNSLLEAELSSIRAQVSSLDSELLRLASQDQEYRLLAGLDPIDAEVLEVGVGGPGTSDPASHPLWSADSTASKELFTVSYDLNALERRARLLSESLSQATDSLQAYHDLLQSVPSILPADGMVSSSFSKARRHPIHNEVLPHKGVDLVAPKGSPITAAANGVVEFAGRMTGYGLVVVINHGYGYETRYGHASELLVRKGQTVSRGDVIALVGNTGLATASHLHYEVRVNGTPVNPMDYVMDAIP, encoded by the coding sequence ATGCGCGGAAAGAAGTGGACAATCCTGTTCGTCGCAGGGGAGGACACCTCTGTCCGTCAGTTCAGCCTTTCCGAGCGCAAGCTCCGGTGGATCGCTGGGGGTCTGGGTTCGCTGTTGGTGGTGCTGGCGGTGTTGCTCGGCCTCAACGGGCTGGGCGGAGCCGCCTGGGTCCGAGCTTCCCAACTGGCCCGCACCAACTCCCTTCTCGAAGCCGAGCTGAGCTCCATCCGAGCGCAGGTTTCCTCTTTGGATTCGGAGCTCCTGCGCCTGGCCAGCCAGGACCAGGAGTACCGCCTGCTCGCCGGTCTCGACCCCATCGACGCGGAAGTGCTCGAGGTGGGCGTCGGGGGCCCCGGCACCAGCGATCCAGCCTCGCATCCGCTCTGGAGCGCCGACTCGACCGCGAGCAAGGAGTTGTTCACGGTCTCCTACGATCTGAACGCCCTGGAGCGCCGAGCCCGACTTCTGAGCGAGAGCCTTTCGCAGGCCACCGACTCCCTGCAGGCGTATCATGACCTGCTGCAGTCCGTGCCCTCGATCCTGCCCGCCGATGGCATGGTGTCCTCGAGCTTCTCCAAGGCGCGACGCCACCCGATCCACAATGAGGTGCTGCCCCACAAGGGGGTGGACCTGGTCGCGCCCAAGGGCAGCCCCATCACGGCCGCCGCCAACGGCGTGGTCGAATTCGCCGGCCGCATGACCGGGTACGGGTTGGTGGTGGTGATCAACCACGGGTACGGATACGAAACCCGCTACGGGCACGCCTCCGAGCTGCTCGTGCGCAAGGGCCAGACCGTCTCGCGTGGTGACGTCATCGCCCTGGTGGGGAACACGGGGCTCGCGACGGCGTCACATTTGCACTACGAAGTGCGCGTCAACGGGACGCCCGTGAACCCGATGGACTACGTGATGGACGCGATCCCCTAG
- the metG gene encoding methionine--tRNA ligase produces the protein MNDRFFLTTPIYYASGDPHIGHAYTTLLADALARYHRQAGRDVLFLTGTDEHGQKMQEEAVRRGITPLELAEDMAARFRAAWERLGVSFDRFIRTTEPEHIAVVEAVYRRLYEKGEIYAADYRGWYCIHEERYWTEKDLGPDHTCPDCGRPTRLIEEKNYFFRMSAYQERLIRHIEENPEWIVPASRRNEILGFLKGPLEDLSVSRPKSRLQWGITLPFDDEHVAYVWVDALFNYVTGSGRIRPLAEEGQQGFGDTTHDSWWPCQLHIVGKDILTTHSVYWPTLLMAADLPLPQQILAHGWWVAGGRKMSKSLGNVIDPLELRDEYGTDAVRWYLLREMTVGQDASFTEDRFLMRYEELANVLGNLASRVTSMIERYRQGAVPSAPAIGLAADTAETVARYREAFETLRVHDALGVAMELARTANVYVEERQPWAQAKSEDPAPLDETLASLHAVLVWLAALLEPVMPEKMSLLVGQLGLERVPTLEEAGARAREGTRVRKGEALFPKR, from the coding sequence GTGAATGATCGCTTCTTCCTGACCACGCCCATCTACTACGCCTCGGGCGATCCGCACATCGGGCACGCGTACACCACGCTGCTCGCCGATGCGTTGGCGCGCTATCACCGGCAAGCGGGCCGCGACGTGCTCTTCCTCACAGGCACGGACGAACACGGGCAGAAGATGCAGGAAGAGGCCGTGCGCCGCGGCATCACCCCGCTCGAGCTGGCCGAGGACATGGCCGCTCGCTTCCGGGCCGCCTGGGAGCGACTGGGTGTCTCGTTCGACCGCTTCATCCGGACCACCGAGCCCGAGCACATCGCGGTGGTGGAGGCGGTGTACCGCCGACTCTACGAGAAAGGTGAGATCTACGCCGCCGACTACCGGGGCTGGTACTGCATCCACGAGGAGCGCTACTGGACGGAGAAGGACCTGGGGCCGGATCACACCTGCCCCGACTGTGGACGACCCACCCGGCTGATCGAAGAGAAGAACTACTTCTTCCGGATGAGCGCGTACCAGGAGCGGCTCATCCGCCACATCGAAGAGAACCCCGAATGGATCGTGCCGGCCTCACGCCGAAACGAGATCCTGGGCTTTCTCAAGGGCCCCCTCGAGGACCTCTCGGTGTCCCGACCGAAGTCCCGCCTGCAGTGGGGCATCACACTCCCCTTCGACGACGAGCACGTCGCGTACGTCTGGGTCGATGCGCTCTTCAACTACGTCACGGGTTCCGGACGGATCCGGCCGCTGGCGGAGGAGGGGCAGCAGGGGTTCGGCGACACCACGCACGACTCCTGGTGGCCCTGTCAGTTGCACATCGTGGGGAAGGACATCCTGACCACCCATTCCGTCTACTGGCCCACTCTCCTGATGGCCGCGGATCTTCCGCTGCCGCAGCAGATCCTGGCTCACGGATGGTGGGTAGCCGGCGGCCGGAAGATGTCGAAGTCGCTGGGGAATGTGATCGATCCGCTCGAGCTGCGTGACGAGTACGGGACCGATGCGGTGCGCTGGTACCTGCTCCGCGAGATGACCGTAGGCCAGGACGCCTCGTTCACGGAAGACCGGTTCCTGATGCGCTATGAGGAGCTGGCCAACGTCCTCGGGAATCTGGCCTCGCGCGTGACCTCGATGATCGAGCGCTACCGACAGGGGGCCGTTCCCTCGGCTCCGGCGATCGGTCTGGCGGCCGACACCGCCGAGACCGTGGCCCGCTACCGGGAGGCTTTCGAGACCCTGCGTGTGCATGACGCCCTGGGGGTGGCCATGGAGTTGGCGCGCACGGCGAACGTGTACGTCGAGGAGCGTCAGCCTTGGGCACAGGCCAAGTCGGAGGACCCAGCCCCGCTCGACGAGACCCTGGCCAGCTTGCACGCGGTGCTCGTCTGGCTGGCGGCGCTTCTGGAGCCGGTCATGCCGGAAAAGATGTCCCTCCTGGTGGGGCAACTGGGGTTGGAGCGGGTCCCGACCCTCGAGGAGGCGGGCGCCCGGGCCCGGGAGGGAACGCGCGTCCGGAAGGGCGAGGCCCTCTTCCCCAAGCGCTGA
- the ricT gene encoding regulatory iron-sulfur-containing complex subunit RicT: MKPFAEVRFKGTRKSYFAFRDLPLRVGCDVIVEADRGEDLGVVSALGSIAERKCSGSDGCATPAPEKRILRLARDDDRRRARALREDESRVRSTTKELVQKHELKMKVTEAEWQLDRNKLIIYFTAERRVDFRDLVRDLARTFRTRIELRQIGVRDEAALLGGVGRCGRELCCSSWLSELKPVSLQLAKDQHLSLNPAQISGCCGRLMCCLMYEHETYVQARRRFPREGRTLKTSLGSERVIAIDIWSDTVTLKSAEGGRRTLSLEQLKSEVADRSGRTAD, from the coding sequence GTGAAGCCGTTCGCGGAGGTGCGGTTCAAGGGCACGCGCAAGAGCTACTTCGCGTTCCGTGACCTACCGTTGCGCGTGGGCTGCGATGTCATCGTGGAAGCGGACCGGGGCGAAGACCTGGGCGTGGTGTCGGCCCTGGGCTCCATCGCCGAACGGAAGTGCTCCGGGTCCGACGGCTGCGCGACGCCCGCGCCCGAGAAGCGCATCCTACGGCTCGCCCGCGACGACGACCGCCGACGGGCCCGCGCTCTGCGCGAAGACGAGAGCCGGGTGCGCTCGACCACCAAGGAGCTGGTGCAGAAGCACGAGCTCAAGATGAAGGTCACGGAGGCGGAGTGGCAGCTCGATCGCAACAAGCTCATCATCTATTTCACGGCCGAGCGCAGGGTCGACTTCCGAGACCTCGTCCGTGATCTCGCTCGCACGTTCCGCACGCGCATCGAGCTACGGCAGATCGGAGTGCGCGACGAGGCGGCGCTCCTCGGCGGCGTGGGGCGGTGCGGGAGGGAGTTGTGCTGCTCCAGCTGGCTTTCCGAGCTCAAACCCGTAAGCCTGCAACTCGCCAAGGACCAGCATCTATCCTTGAACCCCGCGCAGATCTCCGGATGCTGCGGTCGGCTGATGTGCTGCCTGATGTACGAACACGAGACCTATGTGCAGGCCCGTCGGCGCTTCCCTCGCGAGGGCCGCACCCTCAAGACGTCGTTGGGCAGCGAGCGCGTCATCGCCATCGACATCTGGTCCGATACGGTGACGCTCAAGAGCGCCGAAGGTGGACGGCGGACGCTGTCCTTGGAGCAGTTGAAGAGCGAGGTGGCGGATCGCTCTGGACGAACAGCGGACTGA
- a CDS encoding acetyl-CoA carboxylase carboxyltransferase subunit alpha yields MASPPHLDFEREIAELETQIQKLTDAAQGKGLDLSAEIAALKGKLEQLRAETFDELSPMERVQVARHPRRPYSLDYIQRIAAEWIELHGDRAFRDDEAIVGGWGTFAGRSVMFIGHQKGRDMKENLRRNFGMPHPEGYRKALRLMRQAEKFHRPIITLIDTPGAYPGLGAEERGQAEAIAMNLREMARLRTPVVSAVIGEGGSGGALALGVSDRILMLENSVYSVITPEGCAAILWRSADQRERAAEALKLTSGDLLRLGIADEVVPEPAGGAHADPDQTAENLADVLDRHLRELEAVPIDTLLERRWAKFEAMGHWVE; encoded by the coding sequence GTGGCCTCACCCCCGCACCTCGACTTCGAACGGGAAATCGCGGAGCTCGAGACGCAGATCCAGAAGCTCACGGACGCCGCCCAGGGCAAGGGTCTCGACCTGTCGGCGGAGATCGCGGCGCTCAAGGGCAAGCTGGAGCAGCTCCGCGCCGAGACGTTCGACGAGCTCTCGCCGATGGAACGGGTTCAGGTGGCACGCCATCCCCGTCGGCCCTACAGCCTCGACTACATCCAGCGGATCGCCGCCGAGTGGATCGAGCTGCACGGAGATCGTGCCTTCCGCGACGACGAAGCCATCGTGGGAGGATGGGGAACCTTCGCGGGTCGCTCGGTCATGTTCATCGGCCACCAGAAGGGCCGGGACATGAAGGAGAATCTGCGCCGGAACTTCGGGATGCCCCATCCGGAAGGGTATCGCAAGGCGCTGCGTCTGATGCGTCAGGCCGAGAAGTTCCATCGGCCCATCATCACGCTGATCGATACCCCCGGAGCCTATCCCGGCCTGGGAGCGGAAGAGCGCGGGCAAGCGGAGGCCATCGCCATGAACCTCCGTGAGATGGCCCGCCTGCGCACGCCGGTCGTCAGTGCGGTGATCGGCGAGGGCGGCTCGGGAGGGGCGCTGGCGCTGGGGGTCTCCGACCGCATCCTGATGCTCGAGAACTCGGTGTATTCGGTGATCACACCGGAAGGCTGCGCAGCCATCCTCTGGCGGTCCGCCGATCAACGCGAGCGAGCCGCCGAAGCCCTCAAGCTGACCTCGGGCGACCTGCTCCGCCTGGGGATCGCCGACGAGGTGGTCCCGGAGCCGGCCGGCGGCGCCCATGCGGACCCCGATCAGACTGCGGAGAACCTCGCGGACGTGTTGGATCGTCATCTGCGCGAGTTGGAAGCTGTACCGATCGACACCCTCCTCGAACGGCGTTGGGCCAAGTTCGAGGCGATGGGTCACTGGGTGGAGTAG